The window GCTCTTTTTGAGAGGGTGAAGGTTCGTACAACGCCATAATTGTTATAGCGATCGCAACCACAGAAAATACAGTCCATTTAGCTCCTTGAGCAATAAATTTCCCAAGAAGCAGACGAGGGGCTGGACTAGAAGGCTGAGGTAAACGCTGAGACTTTTTTGTCCCTATATTTTGAGTTGATTGCCCTGCTTTTGTCTCTCGAATATCAGGTTTTTCGTTAATCAGAGATTGGGAAAGGCGAGTACGATTTAACTCAATCGCATCATCGGGTTTTTTCTCGGATTCAAGTGAATTGTTTGGGGCAGAAGGTCGGTTAGCCAATAAGTGTTTCATGGTTGACCTAACGAGTGGATTAACAGTGTTGACGGATTTAAGGACGCACCTGATTAGAGAGAGAATTCGGTGAGCCTCCACGGCGAGAATTAGATGAGGGACTGGGTTCCCTAACCTCTTCCAAAGAGGCTTCGACCTTCCCATCGGGGCGTAATTTTAGGTTAATGCCTGTTTTTCCTCCATCTTCAACTGGAGTCACAAGCGAACTCCCCGGCAAGGGCATATTAGTGCGCTCAATGTACTGGGTAGCAGCATTATTTAAAGGCAGAATTTGTTGAATGGTACCATCTGCATTGAGTACAAGACTGTACTGTAAAGGCTCCTCCAAACCAGAAGGAGGTTTCCAGCCTTTTTTAAAGTAGTTTCTGACTTCTGCAATGATCGTGTTTTGATTCGTGCGGCTATTCTTCTGTGTCGTTCCCGTCGAAGCTACTTTTTGATCTGGAACCGAATCCAAAGAGGACGGGATTGGCACCGGTGAGGGAGATAGCAACTCAGGCGGAATAACGGGAAGACTGCCGGTAGAATCAGTTCCTTTCGGGACGTTCCGATTGGGTATCCCTCTAGGGGAGGGGATAACGGGGAGAGTTGGATCTAGACCTTTTGCTGGGGGAGTGGGAAGTACAGTGCCTGGGAGCGGTACCGTAGGCAGAGGCGAAGGATTCGTCGCGAGAGGGTTTTTTCCCAGCCCGTCTAGGGGCGGGGATAAATCAGGTAAGGGATATAGAGGGGATGGCAACAGCTCATCCGGTAATGGAGTGTTCGGCAAATCTAGAGGAGGCGTCGGCACGGTTGAGAGGGGATTTTCCGCCAGCGGTGAAGGTGGCTTGTCGGTTTCGGTTAACAGTGAAGGCTCTCTCATCAACGCCAAGGCTACGCCTACCACCACCACAACAAATGCCGCGAATTTAGCTTCTTGAGGAATTTTCGTCCAAAACGATTTCATGGTTAAACCTCAGGATGATCACGATGGAGCTGACGGCTGTTTCCAGATTAACCGTTACCTATCCCCTCTGGTAGAGGCACGGCAGAATCAATATTGTGCCTAAGCCGAGATATTAGGGTTGTTCTGACAATGGGAGATGATTTTGGACAACTTCTAAGTTCCCAAATAACGCCTCAAGAAACTTTCCAAAGATTCCAGTTTGAAGTTGTAAACAGACTCCAGTTTAGCAATCTCTTCTGATGTGCAGAAAAATTCATTCGCTAGCAATGTCCGCAGTGTACCCAAGCCTTTTCGGGTTTGAGGATTAACGAAACCGAAAGCATTTCTAATGCCATCAAACACGAACAAAGGTGGATTAATAATAATTGGATCTCGGTTAAAAATGCGGCTGAAAATGCGTGGGATATCCTCTCGTTTCAGCACATCTGGCCCACCGACGGCAAAGCTCTGATTGCGTGCCCCTTCCACCGTAATAGAATCAACAGCCATCTGTGCCAAATCGTCCGTACTCACAATTGAAGTTCGGTTTTTGCCATCACCATTGAGTAAATAAATCCCACTTTGCCGAAATTGTTCTGCTAGGGGAATTAAGTTTGACGCCAACCCGGAAGGACGCAAGATGGTATAATTTATCCCACTTGCTTCTAAGTACTTTTCCACAGCTCGCTTGGCTTTGAAGACTGGGGCATCTTCATAACCGCGATCGCTTCCCATTACCGAGATAAACACAAAGTGCTGAACCCCATGCTCTTTGGCTTGATCAATCAGCTCAATATTGGCTCGGTAGTCTAAGGTTTGTGCATTGCCCCTGCCAGAACCATGAGTACTAATGATGTACTGAACGCCCTTGCAGGCTTTCTGGATATCTCTTTCCTCTTGCAAATCACCGATAAACAGTTCAGCCCCCCGGCTTTCTAGCTCTCCATAGCGAGAACTCAGGCGGACAAAGGCTCGTACTGGTAGCTCTCGCTCCCGCAAGAGGCGCACGACGCGGCGTCCGATTTGTCCTGTGGCTCCAGTGACTAAGTACATGAAAAAACACCTCGTTGGTAGCGAACGGCTATCTCTTAGTGTATTTTTCAAACCTAAGTATTTCTACTTTAAAATTCAACAATGACTGGAGTATGGTCACTGGGTTGTTCAAGTTGCCTGGGCGCTTTATCAATGGTGCAACTGATAGCCTGATTATAGAGGTTGGGGGTAAGGTAATGATGGTCAATCCGCCAACCGCGATCGCGACTGAAGGCACGAGTCCGATAGTCCCACCAAGTAAAATGACCTGCCTCTGCGGTAAATTTGCGAAAGGCATCGGCTAACCCCACTGTTAAAACATCCTGTAAAGCTTGGCGTTCTGCCGGGGAAGCCATAATATGCTCGTCTCTGCCTTTGGGGTCGTGGATATCCCGATGATCTGGGGCAATGTTAAAATCGCCACAGACACAGAGTTCATGAGGCTGTTTTTCTAACAAAGTTTTCAGGTATTCCCGCAATACCTTGAGCCAACGAAGTTTGTAGTGGTATTTATCGCTTCCCACCGCCGAACCATTTGGCACATAGAGATTCACAATCCGCACATTTCCGACGATACCGGTAATCACTCGTTTTTGTTCGTCTAAATCTCCGACGACATCGGCACCCAACACGGGGGCAAACCCGATACTAATGTCTTCTACAGGTGTCCGACTGAGGATGGCAACGCCATTGTAGGATTTTTGCCCAGAAACGTAGAGGTGGTAGCCGAGGTTTTCCAAGGGCGATCGCGGAAAATCAGCATCCACAACCTTGGTTTCTTGCAGGCAAAGCACATCGACAGGGTTAGCTTGTAACCAATCCACCACCTGCATGAGGCGAGTGCGGATTGAGTTGACGTTCCAAGTAGCAATTTTCATGAGGCTGGCAAACCGAAATTCTGTAGGGGCGTTTGCCAAGCATGGTGCGAAGTAAACACCCCTACAAGAGCATATCTAATCCTGTTCCTCCAACAACGGCTTTAGTGTCTGGGGAAGCTAAATCTTGCAGCTTAAATCCCCAGCTTTTTGGGTAAAGCGGAGATTTTCGCCGTAGTCAACAGGGCAATCAATCACCGTTGGGACATCTTGAGCCAGCGCTTCTTTGAGTGTAGGAATCAACTCTGCTGCCGAATTCACCCGATATCCTTTTAACCCCATACTTTCCGCAAATTTAACAAAATCCGGATTGCCAAAGCGGATGAACGCGGAGTCACCAAAGTGATTTTGTTGCTTCCACTCAATCAAGCCATAACCACCATCATTGAAAATCAAAGTAACGAAGGGAGTACCGACTCGGAGTGCCGTCTCTAATTCCTGACAGTTCATCATAAATCCGCCATCACCCGTAACCGCAACGACGTTCCGTTCTGGATATACCAGTTTTGCGCCGATAGCTCCTGGCAGGGCAATTCCCATGGCGGCAAAGCCATTAGAGATGATACAAGTGTTGGGGCGATCGCAATGATACTGACGCGCCATCCACATCTTATGAGCACCGACATCAGAAATGACGATATCATCCGGCCCCATCACCTGCCGCAGGTCATAAATTAGCTTTTGCGGCTTGATGGGGAAACCTTCATCGTTCGCATACAGCTCATAGTCGGCTCGAATATCCGCCCGTAATTCTACGGCATAGGGTATGGTTTTGCCCTCCCGATCCGCCTGTTTCATAATTTCAGCGAGCGAATCAGAAATATCTCCTACCACTTCCACTAAGGGAATATAGCTGCTATCAATTTCTGCGGGAGACATGCCAATATGAATAATCGGAATCTTGCCTTCTGGATTCCACTTTTTCGGTGAATATTCCACCAAATCGTAACCCACAGCAATGATTAAATCGGCTTGATCAAAAGCACAACTTACATGGTCGCGTTGTTGTAATCCAACCGTCCATAACGCTAAGGGATGAGTGTAAGGAATCACACCTTTGCCCATAAAACTGTTCACAACGGGAATATTCATCCGAGTTGCAAATTCCGTTAGCGCTTCACTCGCACCCGCACGAATGGCTCCATTCCCCACGAGAATTAGAGGATTTTTAGCCTTAGAAATAGCGACAGCCGCTTTACCGATACTGCGAAAAGAGGCATAGGTTTTTTCTCGCTCATCTTTAGCCAGGGGTTGACCTAGTACTGGCATAGCAGCAATATTTTCCGGCAAGTCAATGTGAACCGCTCCCGGTTTTTCGCTCTGAGCAATTTTAAACGCCTTGCGGACAATTTCGGCTGTATTACTAGGGCGAACAATCTGGGCATTCCATTTGGTTACAGGCGCGAACATCGCCACCAAATCTAAATATTGGTGAGATTCAATGTGCATCCGATCGGTTCCCACCTGACCGGTGATAGCGACCAACGGTGCTCCATCTAAGTTGGCATCTGCAACACCGGTCATTAAATTAGTTGCGCCTGGACCGAGGGTAGACAGGCAAACGCCAGCCTTTCCGGTCAAGCGTCCATAAAGGTCTGCCATAAAAGCGGCACCCTGTTCATGACGGGTTGTAATGAACTTAATTGAAGAATGTCTGAGCGCCTCTAGAACGTGGAGATTCTCTTCGCCCGGAAGTCCAAAAACATACTCGACTCCTTCATTTTCCAGGCAACGTACCAACAGTTCAGCGGTGTTTATTTCGCCCATTTCACTTTTCCTAGTATTTAGTTGAGTTTTTGCTAAGATTTGGCATTTATGGAAGCTCTTAGCATTGAGGGACTAAACTTTGATGCCTTATAGGAGCGTAATGTAATACACTCGTAAAATTCAAGGTATTCTTAAGAATTAAGAACCCCTGTTTACTTAATCCAAACTGTTTTAATGTTGACAAATTCATGGATACCTTGAATTCCCAGTTCCCGTCCATAACCGGAACGTTTGATGCCACCAAACGGTAAACGGGGATCGGATTTGACTAAGCCATTGATAAACACCGCACCCGCTTCAACTTCGTCAATCAGGCGTTGGGCTTCTTGTTCATCGGTTGTCCAGGCACTGGCTCCCAGTCCAAAGGGGGATGCATTGGCTCTGGCGATCGCTGTATCAATATCCGGCACTCGGAAGAGTAACGCCACGGGACCAAAAAATTCCTCTTCGTCTGCTGGCGTGCCCGGCGGGAAGTCACTCAAAATCGTGGGTGGATAAAAGTTGCCGGGGCGATCAGATAGGGGCTGTCCGCCGGTTAGAACTTTTGATCCTTTTTTAATGCAAACTTGCACGAGCTCGTCTAAATCTTTGAGAATCCCAGGCGTCGCTAAGGGGCCAACATCTGTATTCTCATCCATGGGGTCACCGATTTTTAACGCCTGAAATTTCTCCACCAAGCGTCGCTCAAATTCATCGGCAACGGCATCCACGACAATAAACCGTTTCGCCGCAATGCAAGATTGACCGGTATTGAGCATCCGCGCCGTGACAGCGGTTGTCACTGCTGCTTCTAGATCGGCACTTTCCAGGACGATAAAGGGGTCACTTCCACCGAGTTCCAATACTGTTTTCTTAATTTGCTTACCTGCTGTTGCGGCTAGACTCGCTCCTGCCGCCTCACTGCCGGTTAAGGTTGCGGCTTTGACTCGCGCATCATTAATAATTGATGCTACTTGGTCTGCACCAATTAATAAGGTTTGAAATGCGCCTTCGGGAAATCCGGCTTCTCGGAAGATTTGTGCGATCGCTAAAGCACATTGCGGTACATTAGAAGCGTGTTTGAGTAACCCGACGTTGCCTGCCATCAGGGCGGGTGCTGCAAATCGAAAGACTTGCCAAAACGGGAAATTCCAAGGCATAACGGCTAGAATCAGCCCCAAGGGTTGATAACGCACAAAGCTCTTGCTGGCATCCGTTGATACGGCAACGTCAGCGAGGAAGTCAGCGGCGTGTTCGGCGTAGTAGCGGCAAACTAAGGCGCATTTTTCGGTTTCTGCGATCGCACTTTTCAGGGTTTTCCCCATTTCCGTGGTCATGATCTTACCGAAGCTGACCTTGTCACGCTCCAGAATTTCGGCGGCTTGATTCAGCCATTCGGCTCGTTGTTGCATTGGCGTTTGGCGATATTGCTCAAATGTCTGTTGCGCCAGTGCTAGCTTTTGTGCTATTGACCCAGAACTCTCGGCCTCAAATGTTTTGATGGTTTCCCCGGTTGCTGGGTTAATCGTAGCGATACCCATAAGCACGTTCTCCAACCCCAAAATAGATGGGTATATGTTTTGTTTTCCTTGTTTTCCTAGTCTAATGCCACCCTAACTTTCCATCCGTCAATGATGTAGATTGCTTTACAGTTTCTTTCACTGGTTAAGAATCGGATCGCGGGTGATAGTGTAAATTTTTTCGACAAAAATATAATCAATCACTTCATTAAACGTGGCAAATCTTAAATAATTATTTATTTTGTTTGAGATCTACACTAGAATGAAGAAGCAATTCTCAGGCTAGCTTGACAAGATTTTTCCTGAAAAATTTAGAGCAAAGACTTAACAACCTAGCGGTTTCCCCGAATCAGTCCATCAAAAGCGCCACAATGCCGCTTGAAGAGTGCGCCTTACCACTCTGATGGTTAGCAGTAACACGACCGTCGTAGATCTTCCCTAAGGACAACATGGATGACTTGGACTTTTGCCCTTGTTGTGAACTCACGTATGGCGGTGCTAGTGATAATCCACGCTCTATCACTAGCAAGCCGATCATTTTAGCCGTCGATGATGATGAAGACAACTTATTGCTGTTGGCTTACGCCCTAGAACCTTTTGGCTGCAATTTGCTCACCGCGTCTGATGGTCTAACGGCTCTACGCAAAGCCCAAGCTTATCAACCGAATTTAATTTTGCTGGATATTCTCATGCCTTACATGAATGGTATGGAGGTAGTCATTCAACTCAAGAAAGACGTAAAGATGAGGACGGTTCCGGTCATTGCTGTCACCGCCTTAGCCAGAATTGAAGACCGAGAACGCCTTCTGGTTGCAGGGTTCAATGACTACATCAGCAAGCCCTATATGATCGAAGAGATTGAAGCATTAGTCCGGCATTATCTCCCGTTGCCCGTGTCTATTTCTTGATCTTGGGGACAGCTTCCGGATTGCGAACTTCGGGTGTAACCTCTAAAACAGCAATGATGCCAGTGCGACCAGTTTCTAAGGTAGCATCGCTGAGAAGGTCAAGGACACAGACACTGAGTACTTCCTCAATCAAGGCTTTTAGTCCGGGTTTGATGGCCTCATCCAATTCTGAACGAACTTTTTGAGCTAAGTCAGATTGACCCCTATCCGCTAGGAGTTGTTCAGGTGGAGTAATCGAGTCTTCAATAACCAAGGCCACCTTTTCATCAAAGATTTGACAAGTCACTTTCCCGGGCTGATGCCCTAACTGGTCGCGATACAAAGCCTGGAGTCGCTGTGAAAGCAGACGTTCTAACTGCCCTCGGGTAGGCTTGGAGGACTCCTGTGTCATAAGGGGATTTTGGTGAAGAATAAAAGGATCTAAAGGCATATTTTAAAGATTATTCAACAATTTTGGTGATCTTGTCTTAGCCAGTCTAAAATCTTGACATTTTCCTGGATTTATGAGATTAAGACGACCACTGCCTTTATAGTACACACCAGCGGAGCAAGGGCGTTGATGGATGGACTAAAAAAGCGAAATATTTCGGAAAATTGAGTTTTAATTTTTATATAGGGGGATTTACTCCTAGAATAGGGCTACAGAATAGGTGTTATATTGACAAACCTCAATAAAGCATCTCTTATCATGAAAAATCAGCACCGATTTAATCCAAGCCAGTCTGTACTAAGCGCTATCAATCCGCTAGCGATTGCCTTGTCCACTTTGCTGCTGAGAGTTGTATCAGGAAGAGTCAACTTCCTAAGAGCAGAACATGATTATGAAAGTTGATATGGAATGTTCTCTTGGCAGCGATAATCAGGCCGTTGCCCCACAGCCATTAGTGTTAGTGGTCGATGATAATGAAGATAATTTATCGTTGCTCGCGTTCTTGGTCGAGCAACTCGATTGCCAAATTATTACTGCGATAGATGGTAAGACGGCGTTGGATTTAATGGAAAATCATCAACCTGCCCTGATCTTACTGGATATGATGCTACCGGATTTAGACGGATTGGAAGTGTTATCTCGCATCAGGCAGAATCCTGTGAATGCTAAAATTCCGGTGATTGCTGTGACAGCGATGGCACGAGCACAAGACCGAGAGCGGATTTTATCAGCTGGCTGCGATGAATACGTGACCAAGCCTTACAATGTTGATGAAATAGAGGCGTTGATGCGACGTTATTTGAGCCAATAGGGTGAAAGGTTTATAGGATGCGTTAGCTTTCTTCGTAACGCATCAAGGATAACTGAATCGGCGCTACTTGAACTGGGGATAAATCAGGATTTTGTAAGTATCCGGTGTTGGGGCGATCGCACGTTCTACCGCATCGGCTAAATGTTGCAGGGGGTAGCGATCGCTAATCAGGGCATCCACATCAATGCGTCGATTGAAGACAATATCTGTTGCTAAAGACTGAATGCGATAAGAAGAACTATAACTCCCCATCAGATCGATTTCCCGACGGTAGAGGATATTAGGATTAATCGGAATTTCCACCTCGTCGGGAAATTCAGCAAAAAATACAATTTTGCCGCCTTTGCGAGTACAGTCTAAGGCTTGGAAAAAGGCTTTCTCACTGGGAACGGCAAGTAGGGTTGTATCCACACCCATCCCCTCGGTGAGAGCAAAAATTTTAGCTTGTAAGTCGGGATCACGGGCATCAAAAGCCGCCTCAGCCCCCACCTGCTTAGCTTTCTCAATTCGGGCAGGGATCAAATCAGTGGCGATCGCTTTTGCCCCAAAGTACTTCACCAGCATAATAAACATTAGCCCAATTGGACCCGCCCCGGTGACCAAAATGGTTTGACCGGGAGTTACTTGGGCTTTTTTCACCGCCTTGAGGCAGCAATTCGTAGGTTCGACAAAACTCGCTTGTTCAAAACTAACCCCCTCTGGGATTGGAATTAACCCCCCATTGCGGACAATATGCCCCGGAACTTTGACATAGTCAGCAAAGCCACCCCCGCTAGGCACAAAGCCTGCTGTTGTGGAGATATTTTTATAAACGTCGCACATCGAGAAATTGTCATTGAGGCAGTAGCCGCAGCGCATACAAGGGATATGGTGCATAACCACAACCCGTTGCCCCACCTGCCAACCTGTCACCTCTTTTCCAACGGCAGCAATCACACCCGCTGTTTCATGTCCGTAGATGCGCGGAGGATCATACAAGGGATAACGAATTTTTTTGATATCTGACTGGCAAAGCCCCACCACTCGCACCTGCACCAACACCTCATCGGCGTGAAGTTCGGGAACGGGCACCTCTTCGTAACTTAGTTGATTAACGCCTCGGAATACTTGCGCCTTCATGCACTCCTCCTCTTTGCCTAGCAATTTTAGCTTTTTTCGCCAGAAGCCCCGCATCCTAATTGTTATACTCACATCTTGCGTTCAAAGATAGCAGACTTTTTCCCTCGCTCCTCGCTCCTTTAAAGCCTGAAAATCTATCGAATAGAAGATAGTAAATTGTTTATTATATCTTCCTTAGATAGAGGTAAATCTTACCTAATTTTACAACCATACAAGGTAAAGAAGTCTACTTAGGAGAAAATCCATGAAGCACAGATTTTTTACAGTCTTAGGAATTTTGGCAGTGAGTACAGGGTTAGCTAACTCAGTTCATGCACAGTCAGCCTTTGTCTCAAATCCAGATCCCGCCGAAGTTACCGTATCCAGCGAGTCCCTGGACGGGATTAGAAGCAGAACATTAGGTGATGACTTCAACAACTTTTTTTTAGATAGTTCTTCAACTACTCCATTGAGTCCTGTGGGAAATAATAACAACTTTATTGTTCGCAATGGAACTGTATGGCAAATCACTGAAGACGTTCAATTAGTTGGCAATAGACCAATTTACCCCTCCGTTAGTCCTGTTCCTTGGCAACAAAATCAACCGCTTACTAATCAGCCATTAAATGGCCCGGAAAGAGTGGAATTGCAGTTTGACTTGGGGCAATAATCTCTGTAAGATTTGTTGAAGGTAAAGGTATTGATGGTTGAGCGAGAGCTGTAACTTTGGCATACTGTTCAGCTTAATAAATACTCTCTGCGCTATTTTTCTATCTTAAGGAATTGTAAAGTTAATTCCATTACCATTAAATATAGCGAGAGAAATCAAAAAATCAAACATAAAAATCGAAATCCACGATGTAACCACAGCAGATGTTGCAGCTTGTCCCACACCTTTAGCGCCTCCCTTCGTCGTTAATCCCCAACTACAGCCAATAATGGCAATGAGTACTCCAAAAATCAAAGATTTCAACACTACATTCAGTAAATCTCGCACTTCTAGAAGCTCATGAACTGAATTTAAAAATACATCAGGCGGCACATTATAAAAATTCATTCCCACAAATACCCCCCCAGCAATTCCCATGATCAGTGCCAGAATGGTTAAGATAGGTAACATTAAAAAGCAGGCAACCACACGAGGAATTACTAAATAATTAATCGGGTCAGTTTTCAACATATATAGAGCATCAATTTGTTCTGATATTTGCATCGCACCAATCTCTGCCGCATAAGCCGAACCCACCTGTCCCGCCACAATACTCGCCGTTAAAATAGGAGCTAACTCACGGCAGAAGGCTAATGAAAAAGCTCCACCCACAAAATTGACGGCTCCAAATCGACTTAATTCTCTTGCGGTTTGAATAGTAAAAATCATTCCAGCAAAAACGGCGACTAGTATAACCGGATTCAGGGAACCGACACCAACCGTTGCCATCTGTTCTAGCAAGTTTCGAGAGGAAAATTTTCCTTGAAGCAAACGCAATACAACTTGACCACTTAAGAAAATGGCGGCTATATATCGATAAATCCAGGGGTATTCGATGTGGTCTTCAGATAGATGTTTGGGCATATTTCAATTGTCTATGGCACGTATATCCATATTGCCCTTGCTTGAATGTCGTTGGTTAAAAATCAGCGGAGGAGCAAGCTATTAAAACGACCTCAGACATTGATACAGATGCCCCGTAGGCTTGAAAAATTTACCCTTTTACAAGTGTTTTCGTGATAAATGGAGACTTGGCGAATAGAAAAAATCAGTTGGGTAGCTCCGCAATGGGTATGATAGAGGCTTATTCGCTCCAGCTAACCCCCAAGAATGATTGCCTCCCCCATTTCTGCGGATTGACGCGCAGCATCTGCAACTTTGAGGGCATAACAACTCGCGGATGGAGACACGTATAAAGGTTTTCCTTCGAGCAAGTAATCTAATACCATACTGGTGTCTTTGGCAAATAAACCGCGACGCCCAGCCACTTCAATGGGTGTCTTTTCTTCCCCCCGAATCAGCATTCCCCGATCGCCCTCAAACAGTAGCGTTCCTTGGTCTCCATGAACTTCAAAGTTACGTTGTGTATGCCAGAAAGTTTCTCCTTTTCCATAGGTCACTTCGGCAATTAATTCGCTGGCAAAGCACAGTTGGGCTGTACATAAACAAGCTGTGAAATATTCATCTGTGTACCAAAACCGCGATTGACAACTAACAGACGCTACCTTGCCAAATAAGTCTGTGAAGCGATGAATCCGGGAGAGTGCAGCACTGAGGGGAAAGCCAAAGAGTTCTGGATGGTATGTCCAGCGCTGGGGTGCAGGATGAGCCGGGGAGAGGGTGACATAACGAGCATAAAAGGGATTACCAATTTGGGGCAAGAACTGCCGCAGCGCTTCATGCATACCGCCTAGGATTTCAATATGTTCGACATGCAGGAGTTTGTCTTTGGCTTGTGCAAGGGCAATCAGCGATTCTGCTTCTTTGGGGTCGAGGGAGAGGGGATATTCGACAAGAACATGCTTTCCGGCGTTGAGGGCAGCCCGGACAATCATCCCATGATCGAGATTAATCGTACAAATCACGATTAAGTCCACCTCAGGATGCTGCACTAAGTCTGTCCAGGCATCGACCACTGAGATGTTGTAGTTTTTCGCAAATTCTTGGGTTTTTTCGGGGGTATGACCACTGACAGCCACTAAATGCGATCGCTTATCAGCCTGCAAAGCTTCAGCCCGTCGCTGCGCCGCATATCCAGTACCAACAATACCAGTTCGGATGGGGAGGGAAGGAGGATTAATCTGTGTCAACAATGGCATTAAAAAATTTAGAGGTTATTTACTAGGATTTCACCATTTACTTCTTCAAGGCAAGTTAGGGCATGTTGGTAAAGTTGTCACTACAATCATAAGTTGAGCATAATTAAAACCATAAGTTGAGCAAAAGAGCCGCTGTAATAGACATTTTCTTGTTCAGGAAAACATAGCCGATCTCCATTTAACAACCATAAGTTGAGCAAAAGGATAAATCCTAGGCATAAGTTGGCACAAAATTGCAAACCGTCTCCCCTATAAAAACCATAGGTCATTAACCAAGTCTCACCTCAGCCCGATCAGCGAGTGAGGAGCTAGCTTGCTAATCTTCAACTGATCATAGTTATCTCGATTTGTAAAAGTAATTGTAATATTCCTTAATAAAAGGTGTTCTAGGTAGAGGAAACTTATTTTAAGTTATGAAAGTTTTTGCCTATATACTCCCCATCTTTCGTGCAGGTCAAGAGTTCAAGAAAAAGTCTTGTCAATTTGACAAAATTGTTGGCAAAACACGGATAAATTATCCTTGTTGTCTGTTTGAGTGCCTACAGGCATTTGTTGGTGCAGGTCGGATACAGCCACAACGACAAGCAACAGGAATCTGTCTGTTACTTTTGCTGAGCGCTTACGATCGCACCAATCACTCACAACCCGCTTCACCCTATCCCAGAACCGAACAGGGAGAAGCCCCGGCACGGTTGACAAAACAAGCAATCTGTGCAGTCAAAGCAGGGCAAAGGCGATCGCTTGCTCCCATCGCGGCTGCACCGACGATGAACCGAGTCAATACCCCTTTTCTCAAGGTTTTGAATAGCATTAGGTTCTGACGCAGTGTTTGTTCTGACTGATGACGGCTTTGACGCGAGCTACAGGGTTACTCGAATCCCGGTAAGCTCAATTGTTCCGGTTCTGCGGCTTCAGGTTTTGCCTTGCGGCTTTTCTTTTCACTTTTACCCTTTGCCTTTTTCTTTGTATCCAGCTTCTCCCGTTCGGCGCGGATGCGTTCTAGAAGGACAGAGGCGGGTTCGTCGTTGGGGTCTTGGGGAACCAGTTCGCCTCGGAAGGCTTTGGCAAGGATGGATTGATCTAGAAGTTGGAGATTCTTAGCACTTTCGTCTGCCATAGCTGCTAAGCTTTGTGTTGCCGAGAACTGTTGATTAACTGCTTGTACAATCTTGTATTGTTCAGCAACAGGAGGTAAAGGAATAGGTGTAGATTTTAAGTCGCTTCCCGCAATTCCTTGCTGCCCCGCCGAAGTTTTGATGTGGCTGTCAATGTGTGAACGTGAGACTCCGAAATTACACGCTAATTCTAAATACTTAGAGAGACAAAGCAGCT of the Allocoleopsis franciscana PCC 7113 genome contains:
- a CDS encoding zinc-dependent dehydrogenase; translated protein: MKAQVFRGVNQLSYEEVPVPELHADEVLVQVRVVGLCQSDIKKIRYPLYDPPRIYGHETAGVIAAVGKEVTGWQVGQRVVVMHHIPCMRCGYCLNDNFSMCDVYKNISTTAGFVPSGGGFADYVKVPGHIVRNGGLIPIPEGVSFEQASFVEPTNCCLKAVKKAQVTPGQTILVTGAGPIGLMFIMLVKYFGAKAIATDLIPARIEKAKQVGAEAAFDARDPDLQAKIFALTEGMGVDTTLLAVPSEKAFFQALDCTRKGGKIVFFAEFPDEVEIPINPNILYRREIDLMGSYSSSYRIQSLATDIVFNRRIDVDALISDRYPLQHLADAVERAIAPTPDTYKILIYPQFK
- a CDS encoding MlaE family lipid ABC transporter permease subunit, whose protein sequence is MPKHLSEDHIEYPWIYRYIAAIFLSGQVVLRLLQGKFSSRNLLEQMATVGVGSLNPVILVAVFAGMIFTIQTARELSRFGAVNFVGGAFSLAFCRELAPILTASIVAGQVGSAYAAEIGAMQISEQIDALYMLKTDPINYLVIPRVVACFLMLPILTILALIMGIAGGVFVGMNFYNVPPDVFLNSVHELLEVRDLLNVVLKSLIFGVLIAIIGCSWGLTTKGGAKGVGQAATSAVVTSWISIFMFDFLISLAIFNGNGINFTIP
- a CDS encoding Gfo/Idh/MocA family protein produces the protein MPLLTQINPPSLPIRTGIVGTGYAAQRRAEALQADKRSHLVAVSGHTPEKTQEFAKNYNISVVDAWTDLVQHPEVDLIVICTINLDHGMIVRAALNAGKHVLVEYPLSLDPKEAESLIALAQAKDKLLHVEHIEILGGMHEALRQFLPQIGNPFYARYVTLSPAHPAPQRWTYHPELFGFPLSAALSRIHRFTDLFGKVASVSCQSRFWYTDEYFTACLCTAQLCFASELIAEVTYGKGETFWHTQRNFEVHGDQGTLLFEGDRGMLIRGEEKTPIEVAGRRGLFAKDTSMVLDYLLEGKPLYVSPSASCYALKVADAARQSAEMGEAIILGG